The Natrinema sp. DC36 genome includes the window CGACAGCAGAATCGTGGCTCCAAGCCTTCGCCGTCTGGCACAATGCTACAAACGAAACACGACCGTTCCAGCCGAATGGAGGACGGACGGTTCCGAACCACGGCCGTCGGTCGTCGTTCGAGGCATCGGGTATCGTCTCGCGATGCCGAGTGAGCCGAGACCGATCCGCACCCGGCTGCTGTGACGCGCAACGTTTATCACACGTCTGTCAGTAGTAGTGTCTATCTCATCGACATCTCTCCGTCGGTCCGGAACTGTCGCTGCCGGCACCGCGCTGTTGGGTGTGGTCAGCCTCCTAACCGCGGCGTTGCTGTTCGCGGCGATTCCAGAAAACCCGCCCGGTGACGGGTTCGCGGCCGGTCTCACCGGAATCTTCGTGTTGCTATCCGTGATTGCGGGTATCCTCGCGCTCGCGGAGGCGGGGATCCTGTACTTCAGTATTCGTCTGCGGGAGCCGTCCGAACGGTCGCGACGGGTACTCACGATAGGGGCCGTCGCCGGGAGTCTCTCAATTCTCCTGCTGGTCGTCCCCGTGCTGGTCGCACGAGTGTTCGATATGTTGGTCCCCGGTCCCGCGTGGGGGCCCGGAATCGGGCTCGTACTCGTCCCGATCGGGATCGGCTGCTCGGTGCTCGGCGTCGTCCTGCAACTCTTCGACGGATCGCGGACTCGAGCCCGCACGTAACGGTTCGCGGCCCGTCAGTGAGTCGAAATGGCGGCTGTCGACCGGCTCGAGGCGAAGATCGCGAGCAGGTAGCAGACGATGGCGACGACGACGATCGAGCCGCCGGTGGGCAGCCCCTGGGAAATCGAGAAGACGAAGCCGCCGATGACCGCCACCTGTCCGAAAAGGATCGAACAGTAGAGCGTCTCCCGGAAGCTGTGGGCGATCTGCGTGGCCGCGGCGACGGGGACGACGAGCATCGCGGCGACGAGGATCACGCCGAGGATCTGCATCGCGCCGACGACGACGACGGCCGTCATCACGATCAGCAGGGTGTTGTACCACGTCACGTTGAGCCGCGCGACGCGGGCGGCCTGTTCGTCGAAGGTGATGAACAGGAGTTGCTTGTAGGTCGCGACGGTGACGACCACGACGACCACGGTGATGACGGCCATCAGCCGCGCCCCCGAGGGGGTGACGACCGAGATGTTCCCGAATAGATAGCCCTCGACGTTGAACCCGGTCATGCCGCGGCCGTAGCTGATGATCAGCGTGCCGACGGCGAAGCTGCCGGTCAGCATGATCGCGATCGGCACGTCGCCGTAGGTGTCGGTCCGTTCGGTCAGCCACTGGACCCCGAGCGCACCGAGGACGCCAACGATCAGCGCGACGAGCATCAGCGAGCCGTTCCAGCCGGTCGTCGCGCTCACAACCAAGCCGACCGCGACGCCGGCGAAGGCCGTGTGGGCCAGCGTCTCGCCGATTAGCGCCATCTCGCGGTGGACGAGATAGGTCCCGACCAGCGGCGCGACGACCCCGATCAGGATTCCGGTCGCGATCGAGCGCCACATGAACGGATGGTAGAAGACGTTCGTCCCGAGGTAGTGATCCGCCCACCAGCCCGCAATTCGGGCCTGTTCGTACAGCACGCCGACGACGGGCGCTTCGCGCAACGCGTCGATAGTTAGCAGGCCGACCATCGCGACCGCGAGGATCGCGGTGAGGCCGATTCCGACGTGCTCGAGCCGACGACGGAGAGAGTGATGCTGCGTCATCGATATCAGTGGTGGTGATGGACGACCTGGCCCGTCGCGCCGTAGGCCTCGGTCAGGGCGTCGCTCTCGACGAACGATTCGGTGTCGCCGTGGTGGTAGAGTTCGGTGTTGATGCAGGCGATCCGGCTCGCCCGGTCCGTGACGACGCCGATGTCGTGTTCGATCAGGATGATCGCGATCCCCGACTCGTTGAGTGACTCGAGCAACTGGTAGAACGCGTCGCGGGACTCGGCGTCGACGCCGACGGTCGGCTCGTCGAGCGCCAGGAGGTCGGCCTCGGAGGCCAGCGCGCGTGCGATGTAGGCCCGCTGGCGCTGGCCGCCGGAGAGCTGATTGACCTGTCGGTCCGCGAGGTCGGTAATGGCGACCGTCTGGAGGGCCTCGTCGACGGCCGCGTGATCCTCGTCGGTCAGTCGGCTGTGGCCCGCGTGGGCGAACCGGCCCATGGTGACAACCTCGCGGACGGTGACCGGCATCGAGCCGCCACGATTGGTCGCCTGCTGGGAGACGTAGCCGATCCGCTCGCCGTCGTCGAATTCGTCGACGGGTTCGTCGAACAGTTCGATCGAGCCGCTGTCGGGACTGCGCAGTCCGAGCATGAGATGCAGGAGGGTGGTCTTGCCCGAGCCGTTGGGGCCGATCAGCCCGAGGAAGTCTCCCTCTTCGACCCGAAGTGAGACGTCCTTCACCGCCGGCTGCTCGCCGTAGGCGAACGTCACGTTTTCGAGGTCGACGACGGTCACTGTGCGTCTAGTGCCTTTTTGAACGCGGGGATGTTTATCTCTTCCATCTGCTCGACGTAGCCCCAGTCCCGCTCTTGCCACCTCGCGAGAGTCCCCGAGAGGTGCGTGATCGGCATCGCGTCGGTCGCGTCGGTGTCCCGGAGGATGGTGTTGACCAGCGGCGGGTACTCGCCTTCGCGGTCCTCGAAGGGACTGTAGAGGATCGTCTCGATTCCCTCTTCGTCGACCAGCTCGAGCGTCGCCGAGATATCGTTATTACTCGGTTCCTGTGGGCTGACACCGGTCGGCGTGTGGATTTCGAACCCGTATCGCTCCTGTAGGTAGGTAAACGAGTCGTGACCGGCGAAGACGGCGATCTGACGGTCGGCCGCGTCGATTAGGTCTTCGAATCGCTGGTCGAGGGCTGCGAGGTCGTCCGTGTACGCGGCGGCGTTTTCCTCGTAAGTTCCGGCGTTGTCCGGGTCGGCGTCGGCGAGTCCCGACGCGATGGTATCGACGATATCCTGCGCGAGCACGGGGTCGAGCCAGACGTGGGGATCCACCGACGACCGGTCGTGATCGTGGCCGTCGTGGGTCTCGTCGCCGTGGCCGTCCTCACTGTCGTGAGAGTGGTCGCTGTGATCGCCTTCGTCCTCGTGGGAATCATTGCTGTGATCGCCTTCGTCCTCGTGGGAATCATTGCTGTGATCGTTCTCGGTCTCGTGAGCGTGGGTACCGGCGTCGGCCTCGTGGTCCCAGCCGAGCAGTTCCCCCTCGAGCCCCTCGAGCCCGTCGATCACGGCCACGGTATCGTAGTCGGTCTCGAGCGTCGCCGCGATGTCCTGTGCCCACGAAAATTCCGGCGTGTCGAAGTAGACGAACGCGCCGGCGTCGGCGATGTCTCGAGTCAGATCGCCGCTTGGCGACCAGCCGTGGCCGGGCTGGCCGGTTCCGACCGGGTTCTCGAAATCGACCGCGTCGCCGCTCACCTGCTGGCCCCAGTCCCAGAGGGTAAAGAAGGCGGCGTAGCCGGTCTCGAGGTCCGCGTTCGTCGCGTCGATGTCGTCGAGACAGCCGGCGACGGTACCGGCGGCGAGTGCGCTGGCTCCCCCTCTGAGCAGCGCGCGTCGTGTCGGGTTCATACTCGAGACTGGTCCCGCCGGAGTATAAGGGTTATTATCTTAGAGCCTTATTTTGTTAACTGCAACGCTCGATGGTCGAGTCTGTTAACAATAACTGGCGATATAGCGAGCTGAGTTAGTAATCCGGTCGTCTCGAGCGAAGTCGATCCAGTGTCATCGACGGGTTGGGACGACCTGCGAACGGTCACTCGAGGGAAACCTCGAGTTGCGTTCCGTCCAGTCGACGATAGGCCGGCGGACGGTCCGAATCGGAATCGCGAATCACCTCGAACGCGTTGAATCGGATCACGAGCCGCCCGGGATCGATCGTCGCCCGGAGGACGGGGCCGCGGCTCGTCACGACGACGTAGGGCGGTCCCGCCACGGGACTCGCCCGAAGGTCGTAACCGGTTGCTTCGACCGCGTCGGCGAGGACGCTCAGCAGGGCTTCGAGTACTCCGGTTTCCTCGAGGAGTCGGCGAAGTCCGTCGGCCACCGCGTGGCTGTCCGTCGTTCTCGAGGTATCCCAGGGGTCGGCGACTGCGTCGGCGCAGGCGTCGATCCCGGCGACGATCGGCGCGTGATCCGTCTGGATCCGTCGCCGAGCGTCACGAACTGGATGGGACACGGCTTTCGGTGGAACGGGGACTTACAAAGATGTCCCGACTCGAATCGCATCCATGGTAGATAATCACTCCCGCTGGGCCCGTTTCGCTGGATTCTGGTTGGATTATCCGTTGTATAGCCGTGTGAATAGAGCGGTGAGTTACTGATGGGTATTGGGTGAGACGAAGCGTCCTGCTATCGTGGTAACAGGGAATCGCCACGCCCTCCCCAACCGATTTCTGCTCACGGGCGTGCAGCGCCCGTTCGCATGGTTCGCGGAACCGTCGGTTCCGCGCTAACGCTCACGCCTAACGGCGTTCACTCATCCCTCGCGCAGTGGTATCGACCGACCTCACTTTGCTCACGGTTCCCTGCGGTCACCGCTCGCTCTCCGAGGCCCTCACTGTGTTCGCGCCTCGCGACGCTCGGCCGGTCGACAGCGCGCGCCACCGCACACCGGTTGGCCAGCCTGGAGTGAGACGTAGTTCACCTGTATCGCTTCTCAGATAGCAGCTCGAGACGATGAACACGTTCTCCCCCAGTCGACCGCGTACCGGTCCAGCGCTACTCGTTCCGACTTTCGACGGATCCGACGGTTAGCGTCCGGGCTCGCCGCAGGACGCCGCGCGCCCGCCGTCGCCACGACGGTCCCTGACGGGCCGCGAGCTCGCGCCGAAGCCGCTCGTTCTCGTCCTCGAGCTCTCCGTTTTCCGCCTCGAGGCGATCGATCCGCGCCTCGAGGTCGTCGACGCGGTCCTCGAGTCGGTACCGACGCGTCCGCTGGGCGTCCCGGTCGTTTCGCAACTGGTCGCGCTCCCGCCGGAGTTGGGACAGTCGAGCCTCGAGACGGTCGCGTTCGTACCGGTTCGAATCGACGAAGGGGTCGCGGTCCGCATCTTCTGGAATCCCCTCGAGCGATCCGTCTCCGGCGGCCGTCTCGTCGGATTCGATCTCGATGTGCCCCGACCGTGTCGCGTTGACGACGCCGCCCACGAGCAGTATCAAGCCGCCGAAGTAGAGCCACGTCAGTAAGAGGAGGATCGCCCCGATCGGGCCGGCCGACTCGGAGCTGCTCGAGATGGCGACGTAGATCTGGAAGAGCGCCTGAAGCGCCGCCCAGCCGACGGCGGCGACGATAACGCCCGGGAGTACCTCCCGAGCCGAGACGTCGACGTCGGGGAAGAAGTAGTACATCGGGAGAAATGCGATCGTCAGCCCGACCACGAGCAACAGCGGGTTCAACACTCCGAGGAAGGGAATGTTCGGGAAGAACGCGAACGCGATGGTGGTCATCGCCGCGGCGACCAGCGCGACGCCGATCGTTCCGAAGACGACGGCACCGTCTTGTAGTTGATCGACGAGTGAGTTCTCCTCGGTCGACGCGTAAATCTCCGAGAAAGCGGTGTCCAATCCCCGAAAGATCTTCAATGATCCCCAGACGAGCGCGACGAGTCCGATGATCGAGGTTCCGACGCTGCCGGTATCTCCCTCGATCCCGTCCTCGAGGATGATCTGCCCGCTCTCGGGGAGAAATCCCTCGGTCGTCGAAGAGACCTGCTGGGCGAGCGCCTCGTCGCCGACGAACGAGACGAGGAAGAAGACGAGCACGAGCAGCGGAATCAAGGAGATAAACGCCTGATAGGCGATTCCAGCGGCCATGAACGTCACGTTCTTTTCCTGGATGCCCGTCACGACCGACTTCGCGAAGGGCACCGCACCGCGGACGTTGATACCCATACCGGGAGTCCATCACAGGGCCGGATAGCCCTCCGGCTTGCAGCCACGCGCCCCGTTTGACCGGCGATCACGACCGACGATGGGAACGCTCCGCTTCGAGCAGCGGAGCCACGGCGTCGCGCGTCGGTAACGCCGCCATCGCCCCCTTCGCAGTGGTCGCCGTCGCAGCGACCGCATTCGCAAACGCCACCGCGTCTGCGGGTTCTTGGTCGTCTCGCAAGGCTGCGATCGCTCCGGCGACGAACGCGTCACCGGCACCCGTCGTATCGACGGCGGCGACGTCGAATCCGGGGTGGTCGACCACGTCCGCGGGCCACGGTGCATCGTCGCTCGCGACGCCGACCGCCCCGTCGCTTCCGCGCGTCACGAAGACGGTGTGGGGCGGTCCGTGGTCGATCGTTGCTCGCGCGATTTCGGCGGCCGAATCGCCGGAAAATCCCAGCGCCTCGAGCTCCGCCGCCGTCGCGAGACAGACATCGACGTGAGCGAGCGCGTCGCCTACCACGCTTGCGAACGTCCCTACATTCGGCCACAGCGCCGGCCGCAGGTTCGGATCGAACGAGACCGTACAGCCCGCGGCCGCGGCTCGCTCGAGCAGGTCGAGCGTCGCCGCGCGCGATGACCCGCTCGAGAGGGTGACGCCGCCGGCGTGGACCCACTCGCAGTCGGCCAGCGTCTCATCGTCGATCCGGTCGGGCTCGAGGCGTGTGTCGGCGGTTCCATCCCGGTAGAAGGTGAACGCGCGCTCGCCGGTCTCGTCGTGTGTGACGAACGCGAGCGTCGTCTTCGCGCCCGGATCGCGCTCGACGAACCGAATGGGGAGACCGTTGTTCTCGAGGACGCGCTCGAGGTACCGGCCGAACGGATCCGCCCCGACGCGAGTCCAGAACAGCGGTTGGCCCTCGAGACGGGCGAGCGCGACGGCGACGTTCGCCGGGGCCCCGCCAGGGCGGCGTTCGAAGCCGGCGACGTCCTCGAGCGGGCCGGCCCGTTCGGGTACCCAGTCGATGAGCGTTTCGCCGGCGACGAGGACGTCGTGAGACATGCTCGAGCGTCCACCGCCGACGGCGGTAGTTCTGTCGACAGAGAAGCTATATACGAGGCCGATTACAAACGGGATATGCTCGTATGAAACACAGTTCACGACGCAGACTTCTCGCGGCCGGGGCGAGCCTTACCGCACTGAGTGCGGGCTGTCTCGACCGCCTTTCAGATGACGAGGCCGCTGACTCGGAGGAACCGGACGAGAGCGACGAGAACAACGGGAGCGACCTGTCTCCCCTCGTGCGCTGGGTCCCCGCATCGGGGAGTTCGGAGCTTCTGTTTCACTACCGGGACCTCACCGCGGTTCGGCAGTACGAGAACGCCTTGCGAGCGGACGTGGTCG containing:
- a CDS encoding metal ABC transporter permease translates to MTQHHSLRRRLEHVGIGLTAILAVAMVGLLTIDALREAPVVGVLYEQARIAGWWADHYLGTNVFYHPFMWRSIATGILIGVVAPLVGTYLVHREMALIGETLAHTAFAGVAVGLVVSATTGWNGSLMLVALIVGVLGALGVQWLTERTDTYGDVPIAIMLTGSFAVGTLIISYGRGMTGFNVEGYLFGNISVVTPSGARLMAVITVVVVVVTVATYKQLLFITFDEQAARVARLNVTWYNTLLIVMTAVVVVGAMQILGVILVAAMLVVPVAAATQIAHSFRETLYCSILFGQVAVIGGFVFSISQGLPTGGSIVVVAIVCYLLAIFASSRSTAAISTH
- a CDS encoding metal ABC transporter ATP-binding protein, whose product is MTVVDLENVTFAYGEQPAVKDVSLRVEEGDFLGLIGPNGSGKTTLLHLMLGLRSPDSGSIELFDEPVDEFDDGERIGYVSQQATNRGGSMPVTVREVVTMGRFAHAGHSRLTDEDHAAVDEALQTVAITDLADRQVNQLSGGQRQRAYIARALASEADLLALDEPTVGVDAESRDAFYQLLESLNESGIAIILIEHDIGVVTDRASRIACINTELYHHGDTESFVESDALTEAYGATGQVVHHHH
- a CDS encoding metal ABC transporter substrate-binding protein; this translates as MNPTRRALLRGGASALAAGTVAGCLDDIDATNADLETGYAAFFTLWDWGQQVSGDAVDFENPVGTGQPGHGWSPSGDLTRDIADAGAFVYFDTPEFSWAQDIAATLETDYDTVAVIDGLEGLEGELLGWDHEADAGTHAHETENDHSNDSHEDEGDHSNDSHEDEGDHSDHSHDSEDGHGDETHDGHDHDRSSVDPHVWLDPVLAQDIVDTIASGLADADPDNAGTYEENAAAYTDDLAALDQRFEDLIDAADRQIAVFAGHDSFTYLQERYGFEIHTPTGVSPQEPSNNDISATLELVDEEGIETILYSPFEDREGEYPPLVNTILRDTDATDAMPITHLSGTLARWQERDWGYVEQMEEINIPAFKKALDAQ
- a CDS encoding YhjD/YihY/BrkB family envelope integrity protein; its protein translation is MGINVRGAVPFAKSVVTGIQEKNVTFMAAGIAYQAFISLIPLLVLVFFLVSFVGDEALAQQVSSTTEGFLPESGQIILEDGIEGDTGSVGTSIIGLVALVWGSLKIFRGLDTAFSEIYASTEENSLVDQLQDGAVVFGTIGVALVAAAMTTIAFAFFPNIPFLGVLNPLLLVVGLTIAFLPMYYFFPDVDVSAREVLPGVIVAAVGWAALQALFQIYVAISSSSESAGPIGAILLLLTWLYFGGLILLVGGVVNATRSGHIEIESDETAAGDGSLEGIPEDADRDPFVDSNRYERDRLEARLSQLRRERDQLRNDRDAQRTRRYRLEDRVDDLEARIDRLEAENGELEDENERLRRELAARQGPSWRRRARGVLRRARTLTVGSVESRNE
- a CDS encoding carbohydrate kinase, with the translated sequence MSHDVLVAGETLIDWVPERAGPLEDVAGFERRPGGAPANVAVALARLEGQPLFWTRVGADPFGRYLERVLENNGLPIRFVERDPGAKTTLAFVTHDETGERAFTFYRDGTADTRLEPDRIDDETLADCEWVHAGGVTLSSGSSRAATLDLLERAAAAGCTVSFDPNLRPALWPNVGTFASVVGDALAHVDVCLATAAELEALGFSGDSAAEIARATIDHGPPHTVFVTRGSDGAVGVASDDAPWPADVVDHPGFDVAAVDTTGAGDAFVAGAIAALRDDQEPADAVAFANAVAATATTAKGAMAALPTRDAVAPLLEAERSHRRS